AAAAATAGGCTTAACGAAAGTCAAAATTTTCCCATTCCacattaaaattgaaaattgcCACATTTTTGCCTATTATTGCATTTATTAAATGTGTTTTGAGTAACTATTTCCATGGTTTCTTATTTACACTGTCAATGTGATAGGTACATTCTAGTTATTATAATAAACTATCGTACTTTTTATTACGTATGTATCAAATCTCCATAAGCATAATATACTCTGCTGGTTATCCTAAAATACCGACTCATACGAttgttgataatttaattaatcttGGAGTGGGTTAAGGCTATATACTAAATCCATTCTATATGAATCAGGAGAAATGGTAAATCCTTAACAATATACTTGATTTGGCTTGGTTATTGAGAGGTGGAACAGATCATCCGATTCGTTTCTGTCCCATGGACAGTATACTTGTGGGGAATGACAGTCATTATGATGATGATTCTGCAGATGTTATCCTTCTTCAAAGTCTAGCAGCTTCTTGGTTCTGACATGCATTAAGTGGCTTCGGAAATGCTATCGTTCTAGTTTGAACTTGATGCTAATTGTCCATGCATGAAATAGTGTATTCAGAAATGATAGATTGCTTAACTTATTGTGTCATTATATTTAACTCTTCATcctcttgattttttttaatatcatatTTGGCACACATTTTAAGCTGTTTCTCGAACTAAATGTTTATCGTTGGTTCTTCCTTCTAATATACAGTCGATATAATATCTGCAATTGAGTTTGACAAAACTGGCAACCACCTTGCTACTGGTGACCGCGGTGGAAGGGTGGTTTTATTTGAAAGGACCGATACCAAGGAGGTTACAATCCACATGTCAAAAAGGATTTTATTTTGTCGGTGATTTGGTGTCTTTTACATtcgtttttaaaatattttcttctacATTTGCAGCATGGAAGAAATCGAAAAGATTTAGAGAAGATGGACTACCCAATAAGTCGACATCCAGAGTTTCGTTACAAAACTGAATTTCAGAGCCATGAACCAGAGGTCTGTATAAAAGCTTTATTTTTCCCCTGTTTCTCATATACCATACCTGTGAGATTCCCAGTTAAATTGCATTTTAAGCACGTCCTTTAGTTGTAACTACGATTGAATTGTGATGCATACACATACCCGTTTCTGCAGTTTGATTATCTGAAGAGTTTGGAAATCGAGGAGAAGATCAATAAGATACGCTGGTGCCAAACAGCTAATGGAGCCGTCTTTCTTTTGTCCACTAATGACAAAACCATTAAGTTTTGGAAGGTGAGATCTGGAATGAATCCCCTTTTTTGGTAATTTTGTTTGGAAACAAAGAGAAATATTCCAATTTAATCATTCTTAGTTATCTTTATGTACAACTTTAATTGAGACTCCCGCCATATGTGTATCTCAACTGAGTATAGTATTTGTTCTGAACATATAATTTGCTTATTTcttaatgtgtgtgtgtgtgtctttaATGTACCTGCCAAAACAGTGTCCTTGATTTTTTCCTAGCATCCCTGGACTGATTTTTTTCTTTCCTTCTCGAATCTAAAGTAAGCTAGTTATGCATATTATTCCTTAAAAACAACGATCCTTTGATTCTTCAGTTTTGTATTACTCACTTTATTCCCTCCCTACATTTCTGACTATATTACTTTTAAGGATTCAAATGTTTCTGTTTGATTTGGGCAGGTTCGAGAAAAGAAAGTTAAGAAAATTTCTGAATTGAATGTTGATCCTTCTAAAGTTTGCTGTGCTGCAAGTTCTAGTGATTCTTCTAGTCATAAGCAGCATCTTTCTAATGGGAGCTATTCAGATCGATATTACAACTTTCCAAGAAATGACGGACTGTCCTTGCCTTCTGACAGCATCCATTCACTGAGATTACCTATGGTAGTTGTTCTTGACTGAGCTGAAGTTTTACTTGAGGAATTGGGAACACACTTTTCACGTGATGGCCAtccatttgaatttattgtgttACTCATTCCCTGGTAATTATGTCGTGTTAATTTTAGATTACAAGTGCTGAGAGCAGTCTCGTTGCAAGATGTAGGAGAGTTTATGCTCATGCCCATGACTACCATATCAATTCGATCTCAAATAACaggtgaaaaataaaaaaaaattatcttgcTGTGTGGATGTATTTCTGTGAATTCTTGTTCCTGCTTTTCTTTCATCCTTGTCAAGAGTTGGGAGAACTCGCAAATTGAAGCCATACCTGGAGATTTATTTTTGGTGATTCAAATTCCTCATTTATGGCTGCGAAATGGGGAAGCATTATCGAGGACCCTGCGGACTGGCCCTTGCAGAATATTAAACAATGATAAACTTTGTTATTGCCTTATTTCCCCctaaatatataattcaagTGGCCTCTTTAATTTTGGAAGCATTATCAAGAACACTGCGGACTGACCCTTGCAGAATATTAAACAACAAGAAACTCTGTTATTGCCTTATTTTCccctaaaaatataattcaagtGACCTCTTTAATTGGAGGATCTATTCTGAGGATGATTTCCCATTAGTACTTAAAATTGTGGCTCACACTGCTTGACAAATCGGCTATTCTAGCATTTATCTATTAATGAATATCACAGAAGCTCATAAATCAGGTATACCTTTTGATTAAAATGAGTTGTTAGAAAACTTCTCTTCACGTAGCTATACTGTATGAATCATTGTCTTTTTATGTTCGAATGCATAGTATGCCCCAAAACTACCACGTGAACTATATATGCTTCCGAAACTCCACCTTCTAAAATTTCACATCTTCCACGGCACCCTTTCTCTTTGTTTCAGTGACTTGAGTTCAAACATTCTGATTAATTTTGTTGCAATGCTTTTCAGTGATTGTGAAACATTTATATCAGCTGATGATCTTAGAATCAATCTCTGGAACTTGGAAATAAGCAGTCAAAGCTTCAATATTGTTGATGTGAAGCCAGCAAATATGGAGGACCTAACTGGTGAACTGTTTGTTTTATGGTTTTCAATAGATTTTGTCTGTTACCATTATTTTCTACTTTTCATCAGGATTGTTCCAAATCTcgatcagttgaataaagcacATGTTTTTTATTCTTTCAAATTCTGAATGTGATATGTCATCGCTTGTGAAGGCATTAAACTTTattaatgatttgaaaatatcttACCTTTACCTTCTAAATTCATGAATGAACAAAAAAGAATAATGTGGCAAATAAACAGATCAAATCAACATGATGTCAATGCAGAACTAGTTGTATTGACTGATGTCTGCCTTATTGCAGAGGTGATAACATCAGCAGAATTCCATCCTACTCATTGTAATATGTTAGCATATAGTAGTTCAAAAGGATCCATTCGTCTTATTGATCTGCGGCAATCAGCTTTGTGTGATTCACATTCTAAACTGTAAGTTAATTAGTTTTATACTCGTAAGTGCTTTTTTCctgataaattaaattctcagtTGTTTTTCCGTCTCTCTTTTCTTTCGTTTGCCTCAACAATTGttcataattttgaattttgatataCTTTTCTTGCAAATGCTCCATAATTAATGAACTATTAAAGATACGTTCGTAAACAGATTTGAGGAGCAGGAGGCGCCTGGATCGAGGTCATTTTTCACTGAGATCATTGCTTCAATATCAGATATTAAGTTTGCCAAGGATGGAAGACATATACTTAGTCGTGATTACATGACCCTAAAGGTTCTATCCTGTGATACTATACTGTCTACAACTTGACAAGCATATTGTTAGTTCTCCATTTGGTCAAAAAGTTCAATGTTTCTTATTCTGAGTTGTATATTTTGTCTGGGTTGGTTCAACTGAATCACATTGGATGTAGTGAGGTACCTAGGCATCATGTGGTCAGTGAAACATGCGGTCTGAGGCAATGAACAATTTCTCTGACTTTAGTATCCAGGTGTTAGAGAAACGAGTAGTTATGATTTAATAGCATGAAATTACAGTGAGTGTTTGAAATTGACTGTTCTCATTTTGGTTTACCAAAACTTTCAAAGATTGTTCCCCAACTCCATCATGACCATGAAGGTGGGAAACGATCTATGTCATAATATTCTAGACACTGTTTGAACAAGTACTTATATTTGGATAacacttttttaaaaattcaaagacATTTTCAAGTTTTTTCCACTTATAAAACATTAAAAACGTTTTAAAGTTTCAAACGAGGCCCTATTAATTTGTTCCACTATTTTGCTGTTGAAAATTTCTATCCTGGGAAGAAGATCCGTACTTTCAGCTTCATTGGATCAGGATCGTAAAAGGTATTCAGACGTCTTTGTCAGTGTCAGTTTTGATAATTGCTGAGTATTCATGTTATTCGGTTTCAGCTGTGGGATATCAATATGGATTCTGGCCCAGTAGCAACTTTCCAGGTTCATGAATATTTAAGACCCAAGGTAAACCGAAAGACAGCCAATTTGACCTGGTGGTGctattttatttcttaaaacACGTGTCACTGAGctgattaaaatattattttgataatttcCAGCTGTGCGACTTGTATGAAAATGATTCTATTTTCGATAAATTTGAATGTTGCCTCAGCGGCGACGGTCTTCGGGTGGCAACTGGTTCTTACAGGTATATTATGTATGGTTGGTAATATTAATGTTGCTTTCTTCTTTGTCCATCTGACaatattcttgtcttgattTCAGCAATCTGTTCCGCCTGTTTGGTTGTAGTGCGGACAGCACTGAAGCAACCACTTTAGAAGCTAGCAAAAACCCAATGAGGTACTTCTATCAAGTCTAGATTTGTCAAGTTGGTAAAACTTAAGTTACGCCATATCCGTACAATCTTGCTTCTTATTTGTTTAACACAAACCACTCGATCGCATTTTCAGAAGGCAGATTCAAACCCCTTCAAGACCTGCCAGATCACTGAGCAGCAGCATTACTCGAGTTGTTAGACGAGGTATTTTTATTTCCCTTACCATCTTATTATCTTAATTTTCTTTGTGAAATTTAACGCACTTTTTCGAGTTCTAAATTACAGGCTCAGAAAGTCCTGGAGTTGACTCCAATGGAAATtcgtttgatttcactacaaaGCTGCTTCACCTTGCATGGCACCCATCAGAAAACTCAATAGCCTGTGCTGCTGCGAATAGCCTGTACATGTACTATGCATAAAAACTCCATTTTCAGAAAACCGTGCACCATTTTGGGTCCCCGTTCAAGAACGATTCATTCAGCAAATCAAGCTTTGCCCTCTCATACCTGTATATGTTCCATCCGTTGCTGTAGCATATGTGCCTCAAATAGCTTTGCGAAGGAACAATTGTCTTTGTACGGAAACGACCCTCCGTCAGTTTACACCCTTTCTGCTTCACCCTCTATGTTTCCTTCAATTTTTGTCTTTCCTGGAGAGGAAAGACACTGTTCAGTTCTTTCTATGTCGGGGTAGAAGTTGGGAAACAACGGATTTAATTCATCTATGAACAAAACTAAAACTAAAGGCTGTCTTGTATTGTCCCTAGTATTTCTCttcttcatttattttttagGTAAAGATGTAGCATTTTTAACTTATGGAACAGAGGTATTTCTAACTTTTGAGAGGTTCAAGTTCATGACCTTTAAATAGTAGCCTAATGCTTTTGctactatttttttatttatagagTATGATTTTACttattgtttttttcttttttaaaattctcATCAAATTTCCTTTCTTGAAATATCTGACATTGGGTTCCGTAATTTGTACAAAAAAATTTCTCGGCAACCTTTGCTGTTAATTTTTGAGGCCACTTTGTGAAGGTTAAGTAaggttaatttttttgtttttacataattttttaaCGAGGCGTGATATTACAATAATTAATCCGTGGATAAGATCGAGATAGTTAATTATATACGTTTTTTTCTGCAATatctaatattaaatataataaggTATATTTGGTGATGAACAAAAGGCATACTATTTCAGCCCTTTGGCTTGGCTCGCTAAATAATTGGATAATTATTATGCAAatttaaattacataaaataagtGAGTTATATTTATTCATCATAAAAAATTCTCGTCAAAATTCATCAATCTTTCATTGCTTCAAGAGTTTCCTCTGCATAATATCTAAATCTATAACGTTAATCGAGAGAAGCTTAGGGAAAGTAACCAAAGAACAAAATGTTGAGCAATTATTTATGTAATCTATAAACGAATGTAAAAAATATCTGTAGCCAATAttagtttattatttattaatcataTTTCAATCAACTCATTATACAAGTAATcatcaaatatgaaaaatataagCCGTCCTCGCTTACATGGACCCGTTTTTAATATGAAAATCGGCTCGCGATTATTGCTCCTGATGTAACCTTATAAACACGTTTAAATTTAGGTTGCGTAggagaataaatttcaaatatatttttgattttgtttggacgtataaaattaaaatgaatttcaaatatattataaaaagtaatatcctTAGCATACCAAATAAGataaccgtctcacaaaatacgactcgtgataACGCCTCACACAAATATTTGCCCTAAaacaaatatcattttaaatacATCTCTAAAATATTTGCCGAAATCAAACTCAATTTGAAAAGTGTACAAAATAATCTCCAACCAATTGCACTATGTTTTGTACCATAACATAATATTATCgtaatattctttttatttcaatattaatatttcTATTTCCTAATAACTATTTAtagttttataattaattaaatattttaatttatatattaaaatatgaattaattatttcgtataaaaaaataattattttatctatagacaaaattttcttaatttttatttttatgtttcgtAATTTGCTTGTTTGTTAGCTTCTTCTTTcgtaatatttattatttgtcattagtaatttatattatttttaaagcattagtaatttattttggttgtttttaaaatatatatttttatacttaATTAATTTCGAATCAAAGTactaaaatttttataattaagctttcaaaattttaaagaaatttaatctaatatttattttaaatataaaataattaaattaaactaaatcatttaagaaatttaaaaataaacatgtgACACATCTACAGTTCTGCGCCACAGAATTTGGAGTTGTTTCAATGACACCAACTGAAGGATAGCTTATTTATTAGTCGAAACATTTGACCGTGCATGTGTGAGGGCATCTGCATGGTTAATACTCCGAGTCATAAATAAGCTGTCCGCCAGCTTCGAGAATGACTTGGCACTGTCAACGATAATCCATAAACTCTGACAGACTATGTGACGTGGAAGTTGCAGAAATAATAATTCACATTAAAATCAACGAATGGAAGTGCCTTtgccatttaaaaaaaaaaattcttcattTATAGAAATAGTTTGATGAAAACtaaaccaatctcctggtttcacTGATATATAcaagaatttgaatccgacttttattctttcattgtTCTCTGTTCAGTGTTCTGTACGTTCCTTCTACCATCCTTCTTCCGAGAATCCTATTTTCACACCATTTTTCTCCCTCTTTAAGCAAACCCACTTCGAATTCAATCCCAAGACTCAATCTTTTAATCATTTCCCGAACTTAATATCGAATTAAAACTGACCCCcatcaagaaatcatccaaaAACCGACCTTTTTTTATCCAGAGAATGCAAGACCCATCACTGTATTCTCAGATCAGATCAATGATACAGCCGCAGCCACAATTCCCAGATCAAGAACACTTGAAGTGTCCAAGGTGTGATTCCGCAAACACGAAGTTTTGCTACTACAATAACTATAATCTCTCTCAGCCACGCCACTTTTGCAAGAGCTGTAAAAGGTACTGGACTAAAGGCGGCGCGTTAAGGAACATCCCTGTCGGCGGCGGCTCCAGGAAGAACACCAAGCGTAGCTCCTCCTCCGCTGCCGCCTCACACAACCATCAGAGCAAACGCCCATGCTGCAACATCAGCATCTAATAACAGCAAAATACACGATGCATCAGAAATTAAAGAGCTATTGCGTCTCGAGGGGGATAACTGCGTGGGGCAGTTTGCTAACTCGATGGAGTTGAGTGGGGGTTTCAGCTCCCTGTTCCCAATGCCAATGGGTAGGCAATTTGGTAATTTTCTTGATGGAACCAATGAGTCAAGCTTGCAGTTCAAGGACCATTTTGGAGATCCGGGTCCGGGTCATAATATGAAACATCGATTTGGGATGGAAAGTGGGAATGATAGTAAGAATGGTAATGGTAGTTTCTTGGTTAATGGTCGCAACGGATTATGGCTTGCATGATCTTTTGTTAAGTTCTATATTTAACCTTcgttttttcttccaattttctTTTCAAGAAACTTATTTTCCCCGTATTTTCGAAGTTGTTGATGCAAAATACATATGAGGAATGTAAATTTagcaatattaaaatataaatgattttgttttgaaaatatgttgATGAAGTTGAAAGAATGTTTTCTTCGTTGCTTTCTCATTCTCAATCATCAGAATATATCCTCAAGATTGTAGCATTATCCTAGGCTACAAAACAGGAAACTAACAATATACATTGACTGATTTTAGGCTAGAGTATAGGAGGCTAATTAGACGGCTAACAATATACATtgactttacaaaatatttactatattTAACACTCCCCCGCATTTGAAACGGGAGGTTTACGAACGCTGAGACTATCCCGAAAATCTTCAAATAACACATGTGGCAAACCCTTAGTGAAAATATCTGCTATTTGATAACGGGAGGGGACATGGAGAACGCAGACTTCTCCTCGTGCAACCTTCTCTCGGACAAAATGGATATCCATTTCTATATGCTTTGTACGTTGATGTTGAACTGGATTACCCGACAAATAAATAGCACTGACATTGTCACAATACACCAAAGTAGCTTTCTTAACCGGACAATGCAACTCTAAGAGAAGGTTTCGAAGCCAGCATGACTCAGAAACCACATTCGCTTCCCCACGATACTCGGCCTCGGCACTAGAACGAGATAATGTGGGTTGACGCTTTGACGACCAAGAGACCAAGTTGTCCCCTAAAATTACACAATAACAAGATGTAGATCTCCTCGTATCAGGGCAGCCACCCCAATCCGCATCCGTGTAGGATACTAGAGAGGAAAAAGATGATGGATACAAATGTAGGCCATGATTTAATGTACCCTGAACATATCTAATAATCCGTTTGAGAGCAGACATATGGTCCATCCTTGGATCATGCATATGTAGACAAATCTGTTGGACGACATATGAGATATCCGGCCTCGTGAAGGTAAGGTATTGTAGAGCCCCTGCAAGACTCCGATACAGAGAAGGATCATCAAAGGGAGCACTAGATGTAGCACTAACCTTTGATTTGGTGTCAACTGGAGTAGCCGATGATTTACAAGAGATCATTCCGGCACGTTCAATTATATCTTCGGCATATGTGCGTTGAGAAAGGAACATACCACCTTTATGTCGAGTCACCGCAATACCCAAAAAGTAATTCAATGGACCAAGATCCTTCATAGCAAATTCAGAACTAAGAAGATCCATAATAAAGAACCTGGAGAGCATGAGACGAAGCAGTAagaataatgtcatcaacacataataaaatataagccATTTCTGACCCTTTGCTGTAAATGAATAATGAGCTGTCACATCGACTATTAGTGAAACCGATAGACATAACAAAATCAGCAAAGCGCTtataccaagctctgggagcttgctTAAGCCCATACAAAGACTTACGCAGGAGGCAAACATAGTCTGGATGGGTACGATCCCTATATCCCACTGGTTGATGCATATATACTGTTTCTTGAAGCTCACCATGAAGGAAGGCATTCTTGACATCCAATTGATGGATTGGCCATGCCTTAGAAAGAGAAAGACTGAGAACAGTGCGAATAGTTGCCGGTTTGACAATCGGACTAAAAGTTTCCCCACAATCAATGCCAACTTGTTGAGTTTTCCCATCACCTACAAGACGGGCTTTATGCCTCTCAAAATCACCGTTAGATTTAAATTTATGAGTACAAATCCACATAGACCGAATAACATTAACACCAGGAGGTCGGGGCACCAAATCCCACGTCTTATTTTTCATAAGAGCATGATATTCATCATCCATGGCCATTTTCCAATTTGGGTCACGAAGTGCCGCTATTGGATTTCGAGGCAAAAGGGACTGCGAAACCGTGTTGTGTAATGCTTGGTATTTTGGGTTGGGTTTGTGAATACCATGCTTACTTCAAGTGACCAGTGGGCTTAGGAAGAGGAGTATTGGGAGGAGGAGCAATGACTGGGCCTGGTGAGGGTCGGGCCGTGCGTGAGGCAGAAGGGGGAGTAGGGATTGTAGTAGGAGAGATGGGAGATGCGGAAGGAGGAGTGGTTCGGGAGGGGGGAGCTGCTGGAAGAGGAGCCGCAGATTGTTGAAGGTGATCTAAGACATAAGAAAAGAGACCACTATCCAAAAAATCATATGTATGTGACGAAGGGGAATGCAGTGATGCATAGGGAAAGACATTCTCATCAAAAATGACATGGCGACTAATGATAATTAGACGAGATGACAAATCATAGCATTTATAACCACGATGATTAGGTGGAAAACCCAAAAAGACACAAGGAGTAGATCGAGGCTGCAATTTATGGATTTTAGTGGAAGGAATAAGAGGATAACATAGACACCCAAAAACCCGAAGATGAGAATATAAGGGAACCCTTTGATATAAGATTTGAAGAGGGGACTTATTACCCAAAAGTTTGCTCGGAAGAATATTAAGAAGATATGTTGCCATTTGTAATGCATGATGCCAAAAGGAAGGGGGAAGGGAGGCATGAGAGAGAAGAGTACGATTGATATTATTGATAGACCGAATTTTCCGTTCGGCCTTCCCATTTTGAGGAGAGGTGTGAGGACAAGAAAGACGGAATGACATACCATTTTTCTTACAGAAATCCCAAAAAAGTCCATTGTCAAATTCCCTCCCATTATCACATTGCATAGTTTTAATATTACGTTCAAATTGTCTAACAATATGAGCCCTAAAAATCAAAAACTTCTCATAAACCTTTGATTTTTGACCCAACGGAAAAGTCcacaaaaaattagaaaaatcaTCCAAAAATAACACGTAATATCTATGCCCTGCAGAACTCAGAATAGGTAAATATCACTATGAATAATATCAAAAGGTAAAGAAGTAATCGAAGTAGAAGAAGCAAAAGGTAACTTAATATGTTTTCCGAACACACAACAACGACAAATACTAGAATTAGTGTTTCGAATACAATCAATGCTTTTATTGATCCTAAGAGCATCTAACACAGGAGCTCCCGGATGACCCAGTCGGATCATGCCAAAGTGAGGAAGAGATGGCTGCAAAGGTTGATGGAGTAGTTTGATTGTGGATAGATTTGAGAGGATATATGTCACCCTGACTATCACACCTCAGTAGAGGCATCCCCGTCTGAAAATCCTTCACAGAAAAACCGAATGGATCAAATTCAACCGAAACAGAATTATCAGTGGTGAATTTCTAACAGAAATTagatttttgattattttgggaGCATGAAGAACATTTTGTAAGGACAATGGAGGATTAGGAGAGGACAAACAGGTATGACCATAGCCACTAATAGGAATTGAATGACCATTTCCGACAATAATACCAGAATTATGATTGCTCAAATGAAAATAAGACGAGAGATAACCATTTGACGAGGTCATATGTGATGTAGCGCCGGTGTCCATATACCAAGTAGGATCTGGTGGATTTAGAGTCATGGAGTGCATAGCCGATGCAATGTCTGTAGGCACATATGAACCAGTCTAACCATTGAAAGAATGAGCCACAGGAGCAGTGAAAGCCTGATATGCTTGCTGCTGGGGGCGTGTGCCCAACACCCCAGGCCCAAAGGTGGCAGTAGGTGGGCGAGCCCATCCTTGGGTAGGCATAGGGCAGGGGGAGGAGCCCACTGAGACCAACCCAAGTTAGGAAACGGACCCCACCCCCAGAATGGACGCTGTTGTGGTGGCCGTCCTGGCGGGCCAGCCTTGCCGAAACGATCACCATTGCCGCGGACGCCTGAATTTTTCCGGCCATTCTGTTGTTGTTTGCGGCCAGAATGTTGCTGCACCCTCCCCTGTCCCGAATGAGAAGGAACAAAGGAGGAGCCATCGTCCTCATGTGGAGCAACGACCATGGCAGAATCGGACGCCATTGCCGCCTCCTTAGCTAAGCCCGATTCCCCAAGAGTGAGCATGGACCTGGCTTGATAAAAAAGAGGAAACTAACAATATACATCGACTGATTTTAGGCTAGAGTATAGGAGGCTAATTAGACGGCTAACAATATACATtgactttacaaaatatttactatattTAACAGAAGTGTTTGGCATGCCAAAGTTGACCAATATATCTGAGAAGTTAATTTAATTTCCATGACGTGATGAAATCGAGTTGCAACACAGGGAATGAATGTATCGCTTGCTGAACACTACATTGGATGAATATACTCCATCAAGCAGTAAAGTTTCATCTATTAATGTCAACGCAAAATAACAGAGGCTCCACGTAGGGAAACTAGTGGTTTTTACCTAATTAATTGGTGGGACATATATTTCAGCATAGTAAGTTAATTTGcattttttcttgaattttattattcttcGATACTGACGTTCCACATATAT
The Primulina tabacum isolate GXHZ01 chromosome 9, ASM2559414v2, whole genome shotgun sequence DNA segment above includes these coding regions:
- the LOC142556048 gene encoding serine/threonine protein phosphatase 2A 55 kDa regulatory subunit B beta isoform-like; the protein is MNGGDGGEAAAATAGPPAPLEWKFSQVFGERTAGEEVQEVDIISAIEFDKTGNHLATGDRGGRVVLFERTDTKEHGRNRKDLEKMDYPISRHPEFRYKTEFQSHEPEFDYLKSLEIEEKINKIRWCQTANGAVFLLSTNDKTIKFWKVREKKVKKISELNVDPSKVCCAASSSDSSSHKQHLSNGSYSDRYYNFPRNDGLSLPSDSIHSLRLPMITSAESSLVARCRRVYAHAHDYHINSISNNSDCETFISADDLRINLWNLEISSQSFNIVDVKPANMEDLTEVITSAEFHPTHCNMLAYSSSKGSIRLIDLRQSALCDSHSKLFEEQEAPGSRSFFTEIIASISDIKFAKDGRHILSRDYMTLKLWDINMDSGPVATFQVHEYLRPKLCDLYENDSIFDKFECCLSGDGLRVATGSYSNLFRLFGCSADSTEATTLEASKNPMRRQIQTPSRPARSLSSSITRVVRRGSESPGVDSNGNSFDFTTKLLHLAWHPSENSIACAAANSLYMYYA